One stretch of Chitinophaga pendula DNA includes these proteins:
- the rplC gene encoding 50S ribosomal protein L3, with protein sequence MKGIIGKKIGMTSIFEPNGKQTACTIIEAGPCVVTQVKTQASDGYNAIQVAYGDKKEKHSTKAESNHFAKANTSPKRFVTEFRNPDVEKALGDALTCEIFTEGEKIDVVGTSKGKGFQGVVKRHGFSGVGEATHGQHDRSRAPGSVGGSSYPSRVFKGMRMAGQTGNERVKVKGLKILKIFPEKNYILVSGSVPGHNGSIVLIQK encoded by the coding sequence ATGAAAGGTATTATTGGTAAAAAGATTGGCATGACCAGCATCTTCGAGCCTAATGGTAAGCAAACAGCTTGCACCATTATCGAAGCAGGTCCCTGCGTTGTAACTCAGGTGAAAACACAAGCCTCAGATGGTTACAATGCTATTCAAGTCGCTTACGGTGATAAGAAAGAGAAACACTCCACCAAAGCCGAAAGCAATCACTTCGCGAAAGCAAACACCTCTCCCAAACGATTTGTAACTGAATTCCGTAACCCGGACGTAGAAAAAGCCCTCGGCGATGCTCTCACCTGTGAAATATTCACAGAAGGTGAGAAAATTGACGTTGTAGGTACCTCCAAAGGTAAAGGCTTCCAAGGTGTTGTAAAACGCCATGGCTTCTCCGGTGTGGGCGAAGCTACCCACGGTCAGCACGATAGAAGCAGAGCACCCGGTTCCGTTGGTGGCTCCTCCTATCCTTCCCGCGTTTTCAAGGGTATGCGGATGGCAGGTCAGACAGGTAACGAACGCGTGAAAGTGAAAGGCCTCAAAATCCTGAAAATATTCCCTGAAAAGAATTATATCCTGGTAAGTGGTTCCGTTCCCGGCCATAATGGTTCAATCGTTTTAATCCAGAAGTAA
- the rpmC gene encoding 50S ribosomal protein L29 yields MAKAKLDLKGLSEQDLRSKISEEELRMKKITFSHAITPIENPMSIRSLRREIARMKTELRKRELGF; encoded by the coding sequence ATGGCAAAAGCAAAGCTGGATCTGAAAGGCCTGAGTGAACAAGACCTGAGGAGCAAAATCTCCGAAGAAGAGTTGCGCATGAAGAAAATTACGTTCAGTCACGCAATCACGCCGATCGAAAATCCAATGAGCATCCGCTCTCTGAGACGTGAGATCGCACGCATGAAAACTGAATTGCGTAAAAGAGAACTCGGCTTCTAA
- the rplW gene encoding 50S ribosomal protein L23, which produces MKLSDVLIKPVVTEKVNKATEKFNRYYFIVDKKANKLEIKKAVEEFYGVAVAEVNTAVMPGKTKTRFTKAGFISGRKPSYKKAVVTLAQGETIDLYANI; this is translated from the coding sequence ATGAAACTTTCAGATGTTTTAATCAAACCTGTGGTTACAGAAAAGGTGAACAAAGCCACCGAAAAATTCAACCGCTATTACTTCATTGTTGACAAAAAAGCCAACAAACTGGAGATCAAAAAAGCAGTGGAAGAATTCTACGGTGTAGCAGTAGCAGAAGTAAACACAGCTGTGATGCCCGGAAAAACTAAAACCCGCTTCACCAAAGCAGGATTTATCTCCGGTAGAAAACCGTCTTACAAGAAAGCAGTGGTAACACTGGCTCAAGGTGAAACAATAGATCTGTATGCTAACATATAG
- the rpsC gene encoding 30S ribosomal protein S3, with translation MGQKTNPIGNRLGIIRGWDSNWYGSKKDFATKLIEDNKIRTYLNARINKGGISRVVIERTLGKLIVTIHTSKPGIIIGKGGTEVDRIKEELKKLTGKEDVQINILEIRRPEVDANIVAETIAKQIESRINYKRAIKMAIATALRMGAEGIKVKIGGRLGGAEIARSEEMKQGRVPLHTYRMDIDYASLFALTVYGKIGIKVWICKGEVLGQRDLNPNVLSGKESEGRPAGGNDRRGDHRGGERRERGGERRGGGDRGGNRR, from the coding sequence ATGGGTCAGAAAACAAATCCTATTGGTAACAGGTTAGGTATCATCAGAGGATGGGACTCTAATTGGTATGGCAGCAAAAAGGATTTCGCTACCAAACTGATCGAAGATAACAAGATCAGAACTTACCTGAATGCACGTATCAACAAAGGCGGCATTTCTCGTGTAGTGATTGAAAGAACACTCGGTAAGCTGATCGTTACCATTCATACCTCCAAACCTGGTATCATCATAGGTAAAGGTGGTACAGAGGTTGATCGCATCAAAGAAGAGCTGAAGAAACTGACCGGCAAGGAAGATGTTCAGATCAACATTCTGGAGATCCGCCGCCCGGAAGTAGATGCAAATATCGTGGCCGAAACAATAGCTAAACAAATTGAAAGCCGTATCAACTACAAACGCGCTATCAAAATGGCTATCGCTACCGCTTTAAGAATGGGTGCTGAAGGTATCAAAGTAAAGATAGGTGGTCGTCTGGGTGGTGCCGAAATCGCTCGCTCCGAAGAAATGAAACAAGGTCGGGTGCCCCTGCATACCTACCGTATGGATATTGATTACGCTTCTTTGTTCGCCTTAACCGTTTATGGTAAAATAGGGATCAAAGTTTGGATCTGTAAAGGCGAAGTACTCGGTCAACGCGACCTCAACCCTAACGTACTCTCCGGTAAAGAAAGCGAAGGCCGTCCTGCCGGTGGTAACGATAGAAGAGGTGACCATCGCGGCGGCGAAAGAAGAGAACGCGGCGGCGAAAGAAGAGGTGGTGGCGATCGCGGCGGTAACCGCAGATAA
- a CDS encoding polysaccharide deacetylase family protein, protein MKLTNKILISVDVEEFDIPEEFGWHVPLDQKLDVSYRGLKRTLELFDQYGVTATFFITAFWAEHYPDLVKQMAAKHEIASHAYHHSSFSESDLESSRLLLQQISGQTVTGFRMPRLRPVSLQALKQAGYTYDASLNPTWLPGRYNNRHMPRLPFKKEGLWIMPSSVSPILRYPIFWLSVKNAPLWVTSHFSKTILKKDHMLSCYFHPWELTNLEGYRLPAYIRRVSGQRMETRLKGFLQMLQSQGSFCTHRQWLSNTENTH, encoded by the coding sequence ATGAAATTAACGAATAAGATATTGATCAGTGTGGATGTAGAAGAGTTTGATATACCCGAAGAATTCGGATGGCACGTGCCACTCGATCAAAAACTCGATGTATCCTATCGCGGCCTGAAACGTACACTCGAACTCTTCGATCAGTACGGCGTAACCGCTACCTTCTTTATTACCGCATTCTGGGCAGAACATTACCCCGATCTGGTAAAACAAATGGCCGCCAAGCACGAAATAGCTTCGCATGCCTACCACCATAGCTCCTTCTCCGAATCCGATCTCGAAAGCTCCCGCCTCCTGTTACAACAGATCAGCGGACAAACAGTCACCGGCTTCCGCATGCCCAGGCTCCGTCCCGTAAGCCTGCAAGCCCTCAAACAAGCCGGCTATACCTACGATGCTTCACTAAACCCTACCTGGCTACCCGGCAGGTACAACAACAGACACATGCCCAGGCTGCCCTTCAAAAAAGAAGGCCTGTGGATCATGCCCTCCTCCGTATCGCCCATCCTGCGATACCCTATATTCTGGCTCAGTGTAAAGAATGCCCCACTTTGGGTAACCTCCCACTTCAGCAAAACCATCCTGAAAAAGGACCATATGCTGTCATGCTACTTTCACCCTTGGGAACTGACTAACCTCGAAGGATACCGCCTGCCCGCCTACATCAGACGTGTCTCCGGTCAACGTATGGAAACACGCCTGAAAGGATTCCTGCAAATGCTACAATCCCAGGGCTCCTTCTGCACACATCGCCAATGGCTCAGTAATACAGAAAATACCCACTAA
- a CDS encoding outer membrane beta-barrel protein: MRRIHQLTLALIALLFSTAAVAQTQKGNMMVGASLTDLGLNFQKDNTSFTLNLSPRLGWFIKDDLAIGGYAKLGLQTAKGAGTQTNYGIGAFARYFIQDKNVRQLEFSKRTRFFLEAEAGFGGTSNSKTSTSTTGLDLGIGPGLAYFITPNVALEALLKYNLTVGFGSSTTSNRLGLGLGFQIYLPTARARQLIKEETGRDIRVK, encoded by the coding sequence ATGAGAAGAATTCATCAATTAACCCTCGCCTTGATCGCCTTATTATTCAGTACCGCTGCGGTAGCGCAAACGCAGAAGGGTAATATGATGGTAGGAGCAAGTTTGACTGATCTTGGATTGAACTTTCAGAAAGACAATACTAGCTTTACGCTCAACCTCAGTCCCCGCTTAGGATGGTTCATAAAAGACGATCTGGCAATAGGTGGTTACGCCAAATTAGGCCTGCAGACAGCAAAAGGTGCCGGTACACAAACCAACTACGGCATCGGTGCATTCGCTCGCTACTTTATCCAGGACAAAAATGTTAGACAACTGGAATTCTCCAAAAGAACCCGCTTCTTCCTGGAAGCTGAAGCAGGTTTCGGTGGTACAAGCAACTCTAAGACCAGTACCAGCACCACCGGTCTGGATTTAGGCATCGGGCCCGGTCTCGCCTACTTCATCACGCCGAACGTAGCCCTCGAAGCGTTGCTGAAATATAACCTGACCGTTGGATTCGGTAGCTCCACCACTTCTAACCGTCTTGGCCTTGGATTAGGTTTCCAGATCTACTTACCTACTGCCCGCGCTAGACAACTGATCAAAGAAGAAACAGGTAGAGATATCCGGGTGAAATAA
- a CDS encoding glycosyltransferase has product MFTKYLMFQSAPLPTIVHSRPAYHATDTTGFDLILPCCNPSHGWMETLVKHYKEVTAELYPVRIQLILVNDGSVKNFEQVHIEWLRKAIPGIIIVSYTENRGKGYAIREGVKHARSRYQIYTDLDFPFGTAVIREVYDHLLAGKDIVAAERGTGYLNVLPRKRKIITRLSRAANKYLLQLKVNDAQAGLKGFNNRGKAILLSTRVDGFLYDSEFIHRAGKQKALSIVPVPVHCREGIAFSSFRFKLLWKELNNYLRIIGKSQG; this is encoded by the coding sequence ATGTTTACTAAATATTTAATGTTTCAGTCAGCACCTTTACCTACAATTGTACACTCAAGGCCGGCGTACCATGCTACGGATACGACCGGCTTTGACCTAATATTGCCTTGCTGCAATCCCTCGCACGGCTGGATGGAAACGTTAGTAAAACATTATAAAGAAGTAACTGCCGAATTGTACCCCGTTCGTATCCAGCTCATACTGGTAAACGACGGATCCGTGAAAAACTTCGAACAAGTACACATAGAATGGCTCCGCAAAGCCATCCCCGGCATCATCATAGTAAGCTATACAGAGAATAGAGGAAAAGGGTATGCCATCCGCGAAGGCGTAAAACACGCCCGCTCCCGCTACCAGATATATACCGATCTCGATTTCCCGTTCGGTACCGCCGTAATACGCGAAGTCTATGATCACCTGCTGGCTGGAAAAGACATCGTAGCCGCAGAAAGAGGAACCGGCTATCTCAACGTACTACCCAGAAAACGGAAGATCATCACCCGCCTCAGCCGCGCCGCCAACAAATACCTCCTCCAGCTTAAAGTCAACGACGCACAAGCCGGCCTCAAAGGATTTAATAACCGCGGTAAAGCCATATTACTCTCCACCAGGGTCGACGGATTCCTCTATGACAGCGAGTTTATCCACAGAGCTGGCAAACAGAAAGCACTGTCCATAGTACCCGTACCAGTACACTGCCGCGAAGGTATCGCGTTCTCCTCCTTCAGATTTAAACTGCTCTGGAAGGAATTGAATAATTATTTGCGTATTATCGGCAAAAGTCAAGGATAG
- the rpsS gene encoding 30S ribosomal protein S19: MGRSIKKGPYIDFKLEKKVEKMNEGTKRSVIKTWSRRSTITPDFVGHTFAVHNGNKFIPVYVTEFMVGHKLGEFAPTRNFKGHAAKKM, translated from the coding sequence ATGGGTCGTTCCATTAAAAAAGGTCCTTACATAGACTTTAAACTCGAGAAAAAAGTAGAGAAAATGAATGAGGGCACCAAGCGTTCCGTGATCAAAACATGGAGCCGCCGTTCCACCATCACCCCCGACTTTGTGGGCCATACTTTTGCAGTGCACAACGGTAACAAATTCATACCCGTTTACGTAACGGAGTTCATGGTGGGTCACAAGCTGGGTGAGTTCGCTCCTACCCGCAACTTTAAAGGACACGCCGCTAAGAAAATGTAA
- the rpsQ gene encoding 30S ribosomal protein S17 encodes MIERKLRKSRIGVVSSNKMDKTITVSVERKVKHPIYGKFVKKTTKFMAHDEKNECSIGDTVRIMETRPLSKNKCWRMVEVIEKVK; translated from the coding sequence ATGATCGAAAGAAAATTAAGGAAATCCAGGATCGGTGTGGTTTCTAGCAACAAAATGGACAAAACCATCACCGTAAGCGTCGAGCGTAAGGTGAAACACCCGATCTATGGTAAGTTCGTTAAGAAAACTACCAAATTCATGGCGCACGACGAGAAAAACGAGTGCAGCATCGGGGATACCGTTAGAATAATGGAAACTCGCCCCCTCAGCAAAAACAAATGCTGGAGAATGGTAGAAGTGATCGAAAAAGTAAAATAA
- the rplD gene encoding 50S ribosomal protein L4 — protein sequence MQVDILNIEGKKTGRTLELPEEIFGVEPNNHVIYLAVKQYLAAQRQGTHKVKTRAEVKGASRKLHKQKGTGGSRKGNIRNPLYKGGGTIFGPKPHGYAFKLNRKVKDLAKISALSLKAKENSIIIVEDVNLEAPKTKQFVSILKNLNVNVDGRKTMVVLPEYNDNVYLSLRNIPSVDGVMLSDINTYDIMNSNYLVFTESAAKIFTEEPVEAEA from the coding sequence ATGCAAGTTGATATTTTAAATATAGAAGGTAAGAAAACAGGAAGAACTCTCGAACTTCCTGAAGAGATTTTCGGTGTCGAGCCTAACAACCATGTGATCTACCTGGCTGTAAAACAATATCTGGCCGCACAACGCCAGGGCACCCACAAAGTAAAAACCAGAGCTGAAGTTAAAGGTGCGTCCCGCAAATTGCACAAGCAAAAAGGTACTGGTGGCTCCCGTAAAGGTAACATCCGTAACCCGCTCTATAAAGGCGGTGGTACCATCTTCGGTCCTAAACCTCATGGTTATGCCTTTAAGCTGAACAGAAAAGTAAAAGATCTCGCTAAGATATCCGCACTCTCCCTGAAAGCTAAAGAAAACAGCATCATCATCGTAGAAGATGTAAACCTCGAGGCTCCTAAAACAAAACAATTCGTAAGCATCCTCAAGAACCTGAACGTGAACGTAGACGGCCGCAAAACTATGGTAGTACTGCCCGAATACAATGACAACGTTTACCTGTCCCTGAGGAACATACCAAGCGTAGACGGCGTTATGCTCAGCGATATCAATACCTATGATATCATGAACAGCAACTACCTGGTGTTTACTGAAAGCGCTGCCAAGATCTTCACCGAAGAACCCGTTGAAGCAGAAGCTTAA
- the rplX gene encoding 50S ribosomal protein L24, which translates to MKTRFKPKFNIKKGDMVVVIAGDDKDRTKPRKVLEVIPEKSRVLVEGVNIITKHTKPTAQNTKGGIVKQEAPIAISNIMLWDAKAGQPTKVNRQRENGKLVRIAKKSGEVIK; encoded by the coding sequence ATGAAAACTAGATTCAAGCCGAAGTTCAACATTAAGAAAGGCGACATGGTAGTGGTGATTGCCGGTGATGACAAGGACAGAACCAAGCCACGCAAAGTACTGGAAGTAATTCCAGAAAAATCCCGCGTATTGGTGGAAGGCGTTAACATTATTACCAAACACACCAAGCCCACTGCTCAGAATACCAAAGGTGGTATCGTAAAGCAAGAAGCTCCTATCGCTATTTCCAACATAATGTTGTGGGATGCTAAGGCTGGTCAACCTACCAAGGTGAACAGACAGAGAGAAAACGGAAAATTAGTTCGTATCGCTAAAAAATCAGGGGAGGTAATTAAATAA
- the rplB gene encoding 50S ribosomal protein L2 has product MALKKFKPMTAGTRWKIGNAYAELTTDTPEKSLLAPAKRTGGRNAQGRRSMRYIGGGHKKHYRVVDFKRDKENIPATVKSIEYDPNRSAFIALINYADGEKRYIIAPQGLQVGATVLSGSDIAPELGNSLPLKNMPLGTVVHNIELQPGKGGAIARSAGTYAQLSNKEEKYAVLKMPSGELRKVLSTCKATVGTVSNSDHALQSIGKAGANRWRGIRPRVRGVAMNPVDHPMGGGEGKSSGGHPRSRTGKYAKGLKTRKPQKSSDKLIISRKNGKKL; this is encoded by the coding sequence ATGGCACTGAAGAAGTTTAAACCGATGACAGCCGGTACTCGCTGGAAAATAGGCAATGCGTACGCAGAGCTCACCACCGATACCCCTGAAAAAAGCCTCCTGGCTCCGGCTAAAAGAACCGGCGGTAGAAATGCTCAAGGTAGAAGGTCCATGCGCTACATCGGCGGCGGCCACAAAAAACACTACCGCGTAGTAGATTTCAAACGTGATAAAGAAAATATCCCGGCTACCGTAAAAAGCATCGAATACGATCCAAACCGTAGCGCATTCATCGCCCTCATCAACTACGCTGATGGTGAAAAACGCTACATCATCGCTCCTCAGGGCCTCCAGGTAGGTGCTACCGTTCTGAGCGGTTCCGATATCGCTCCTGAACTGGGTAACTCCCTCCCCCTGAAAAATATGCCACTCGGTACCGTTGTACACAACATCGAACTGCAACCAGGTAAAGGTGGCGCCATCGCCAGAAGCGCAGGAACCTACGCCCAGCTGTCGAACAAAGAAGAAAAATACGCAGTGCTCAAAATGCCTTCCGGTGAACTCCGTAAAGTACTCAGCACTTGTAAAGCTACTGTTGGTACCGTCTCTAACTCCGATCACGCACTCCAATCCATCGGTAAAGCAGGTGCTAACCGTTGGAGAGGTATCCGCCCCCGCGTTCGTGGCGTTGCCATGAACCCCGTTGATCACCCAATGGGTGGTGGTGAAGGTAAATCCTCCGGCGGTCACCCTAGATCCAGAACCGGCAAATACGCTAAAGGTCTGAAAACTAGGAAACCTCAGAAGAGCTCCGATAAACTGATCATCAGCAGGAAAAACGGCAAAAAGTTATAA
- a CDS encoding PQQ-dependent sugar dehydrogenase — MKFTPLLSLAFTLFLLAMLTACKKDSKSTVMDDPTWPTDSIRTVVQGLAYPWEILWGPDDHIWMTERGGRISRVDPKTGTVRVLLTVADVKRTGEGGLLGMALHPSFSSQPYVYVVYNYDQSGVYKEKVVRYTYANNVLTAPQLLLDNLNASGIHNGSRLLISADQKLYISTGDASRQSDAQNTQVANGKILRINLDGTIPVDNPFPGNPVWSYGHRNPQGLVLANGVLYAAEHGPDIEDEVNIIERQRNYGWPTVNGPCDQPAEMAFCNANNVKAPIWSSGGSTVAPSGMDYYGSDRIGRWKQSLLLVTLKGSRLYQLQLSADGRQVSSVQTYFVNTFGRLRDVCVSPAGRVYLCTSNGSNDKLIEVSKF; from the coding sequence ATGAAATTCACCCCTCTCCTATCGTTAGCATTTACACTCTTCCTGTTAGCTATGCTTACTGCCTGCAAAAAAGATTCCAAATCAACGGTGATGGATGATCCGACCTGGCCTACGGACAGTATCCGTACGGTCGTACAGGGGTTAGCGTATCCCTGGGAGATATTATGGGGGCCGGATGATCACATCTGGATGACGGAGCGTGGCGGGCGAATCAGTCGTGTGGATCCAAAAACCGGGACTGTACGGGTTTTGTTGACGGTAGCGGACGTAAAGCGTACAGGTGAAGGCGGTTTATTAGGTATGGCGTTGCATCCTTCTTTTTCCTCACAGCCATATGTATACGTTGTGTATAATTATGACCAATCCGGTGTGTATAAGGAGAAGGTGGTCCGATATACTTATGCCAATAATGTACTTACGGCGCCGCAGCTGCTACTAGATAATCTGAATGCATCCGGCATACATAATGGTTCGCGGCTACTGATCTCTGCGGATCAAAAGTTATATATCAGTACGGGTGATGCTTCCAGGCAGTCGGATGCGCAGAACACGCAAGTGGCGAACGGGAAGATCTTGCGGATTAACCTGGACGGGACTATTCCTGTTGACAATCCGTTTCCCGGCAACCCGGTATGGAGTTACGGGCACCGAAACCCGCAGGGTCTGGTATTGGCCAATGGCGTATTGTATGCGGCGGAGCATGGGCCTGACATAGAAGACGAGGTCAACATCATTGAGCGGCAGCGTAACTACGGCTGGCCTACTGTGAATGGGCCATGTGACCAGCCGGCGGAGATGGCGTTTTGTAATGCGAACAATGTGAAGGCCCCTATTTGGTCGTCTGGGGGTAGTACGGTGGCGCCATCGGGGATGGATTATTATGGCAGTGACCGGATCGGGCGGTGGAAGCAATCTTTGTTGCTGGTGACGTTAAAGGGCAGCCGTTTGTATCAGTTACAGCTAAGTGCTGATGGCCGGCAGGTATCGTCGGTACAGACCTATTTTGTCAATACATTTGGCCGGTTACGGGATGTATGTGTGTCTCCTGCCGGGCGTGTGTATTTGTGCACCAGTAATGGCAGTAACGACAAGTTGATAGAGGTATCGAAATTTTAG
- the rplN gene encoding 50S ribosomal protein L14 yields the protein MIQQESRLNVADNSGAKEVLCIRVLGNSGQDYAKVGDKIVVTVKDAIPGGGVKKGMVTKAVIVRTKNKLRRKDGSYIRFDDNAVVLLNNSDEPRGTRIFGPVARELRDKGYMKIISLAPEVL from the coding sequence ATGATACAACAAGAATCAAGGCTGAATGTTGCTGATAACAGCGGCGCCAAAGAAGTGCTTTGCATCCGCGTGTTAGGCAACTCCGGTCAGGATTACGCGAAGGTAGGCGACAAAATCGTGGTTACCGTAAAAGACGCAATCCCCGGCGGTGGCGTTAAAAAAGGTATGGTAACCAAAGCCGTTATCGTTAGAACCAAAAATAAACTCCGTCGTAAAGATGGCTCCTATATCCGCTTCGACGATAACGCCGTTGTATTACTGAATAACTCAGACGAGCCCCGCGGTACCCGTATCTTCGGACCCGTTGCCCGTGAACTGCGTGACAAGGGATATATGAAAATTATCTCCCTCGCACCTGAGGTATTGTAA
- the rplV gene encoding 50S ribosomal protein L22 translates to MEAVAKLNNNPTSTRKMRLLADLIRGLDAEKALNILKFHPKHPSVPLEKLLLSAIANWKVKNEGVRVEDANLYVKTIFVDGGRTLKRMRPAPQGRGYRIRKRSNHVTIGVDSRSAQ, encoded by the coding sequence ATGGAAGCAGTAGCTAAGCTTAACAATAATCCAACATCCACCCGCAAAATGCGTTTGCTGGCAGACCTCATCCGCGGTCTGGATGCGGAAAAGGCTTTGAATATTTTGAAATTCCATCCCAAGCATCCCAGCGTTCCGTTGGAAAAGCTGTTGCTTTCTGCAATCGCTAACTGGAAAGTTAAAAATGAGGGAGTAAGGGTAGAAGATGCTAATCTGTACGTGAAAACAATCTTCGTTGACGGCGGCCGTACCCTCAAAAGAATGCGCCCTGCCCCCCAAGGTAGAGGTTATCGCATCCGCAAGAGAAGTAACCACGTTACAATCGGCGTAGATAGCAGAAGTGCTCAATAA
- the rpsJ gene encoding 30S ribosomal protein S10 translates to MSQRIRIKLKSYDHNLVDKSAEKIVKTVRNTGAVVTGPIPLPTEKKIFTVLRSPHVNKKAREQFQLCTHKRLLDIYTSSSRTVDALSKLDLPSGVEVEIKA, encoded by the coding sequence ATGTCTCAGAGAATTAGAATTAAGCTGAAGTCCTACGATCACAACCTGGTAGACAAGTCTGCTGAGAAGATCGTTAAAACCGTGCGTAACACGGGTGCCGTGGTAACAGGTCCAATTCCTTTACCCACAGAGAAGAAAATTTTTACGGTACTGCGTTCTCCGCACGTTAACAAAAAGGCACGCGAGCAATTCCAGCTGTGCACTCACAAGCGCCTGTTGGATATTTACACCTCTTCTTCCAGAACAGTGGATGCACTGAGCAAACTGGATCTGCCTTCCGGCGTGGAAGTGGAAATCAAAGCGTAG
- the rplP gene encoding 50S ribosomal protein L16 produces the protein MLQPKRTKHRKMHKGRIKGNAKRGAALSFGTFGLKALEPKWITDRQIEAARVALTRHMKREGNVWIRIFPDKPITAKPLEVRMGKGKGAPDHWASVVKPGRILFEADGVPLQVAKEAMELAAQKLPIKVKFVVRRDFEA, from the coding sequence ATGTTACAGCCCAAGAGAACGAAACACAGGAAGATGCATAAAGGCCGCATCAAAGGAAACGCAAAGCGTGGTGCCGCTCTTTCCTTCGGTACTTTCGGTCTTAAAGCATTAGAACCTAAGTGGATCACCGACAGGCAGATCGAAGCTGCCAGGGTTGCACTGACCAGACACATGAAACGTGAAGGTAACGTGTGGATCCGCATTTTCCCCGATAAACCAATCACCGCCAAACCACTGGAGGTGAGGATGGGTAAAGGTAAAGGTGCTCCGGATCACTGGGCTTCCGTAGTTAAACCAGGCAGAATCCTCTTTGAAGCAGATGGCGTTCCCCTGCAAGTAGCTAAAGAAGCAATGGAGCTTGCCGCTCAGAAACTGCCTATCAAAGTGAAATTCGTAGTACGTCGCGACTTCGAAGCCTAA